A window of the Lepus europaeus isolate LE1 chromosome 5, mLepTim1.pri, whole genome shotgun sequence genome harbors these coding sequences:
- the TNFRSF9 gene encoding tumor necrosis factor receptor superfamily member 9, whose product MQDFIMGGGYYNVVATVLLVMNLERARSVQGPCANCPAGTFCGKSRNPIFVPCPPDSLSCGSGQRTCVLCRRCEGVFRTKKPCSPTSDAECECIAGFHCLGPGCTMCEQDCEQGQEFTKEGCKDCPSGSFNNQKGGICQPWTNCSDGRPVLANGTKDSDVVCGPSAPGLSPGASSTTSPPPAGEPGRHSPQVIPFLLALTWAALLFLVFFLVLHFSLAKRSRKKLLYIFKQPFMKPVQTAQEEDACSCQFPEEEEGGCEP is encoded by the exons ATGCAAGATTTCATCATGGGAGGCGGCTACTACAACGTGGTGGCAACTGTGCTGCTGGTCATGAACTTGGAGAGAGCGAGATCAGTGCAGGGACCCTGTGCTAACTGCCCAGCTG gTACTTTCTGTGGGAAAAGCAGGAATCCGATTTTTGTTCCCTGTCCTCCCGATAGCCTCTCCTGTGGCAGTGGACAGCGGACCTGTGTGCTGTGCAGGCGCTGTGAAG GTGTTTTCAGGACCAAGAAGCCATGCTCCCCCACCAGTGACGCCGAGTGTGAATGCATTGCCGGATTCCACTGCTTGGGGCCGGGATGCACCATGTGCGAACAGGATTGTGAGCAAGGTCAAGAGTTCACGAAAGAGG GTTGCAAAGACTGTCCCTCTGGCTCCTTTAACAACCAGAAAGGCGGCATCTGTCAACCCTGGACAAA CTGTTCAGACGGGAGGCCTGTGCTTGCGAATGGGACCAAGGACAGCGATGTGGTCTGCGGACCGAGCGCGCCCGGCCTCtctccaggtgcctcctccaccACCTCGCCTCCACCTGCAGGTGAGCCAGGAA GGCACAGTCCACAGGTCATCCCCTTCCTCCTGGCGCTGACGTGGGCTGCGCTGCTGTTCCTGGTCTTCTTCCTTGTGCTCCATTTCTCTCTGGCCAAGCGGAGCAGAAAGAAACTCCTGTACATCTTCAAGCAAC CGTTTATGAAACCGGTACAAACGGCCCAAGAGGAAGACGCCTGCAGCTGCCAGTTTCCGGAGGAAGAGGAGGGCGGATGTGAACCGTGA